From Mytilus edulis chromosome 8, xbMytEdul2.2, whole genome shotgun sequence, one genomic window encodes:
- the LOC139484094 gene encoding uncharacterized protein, whose translation MMAELERKEKDNFIIIALLVLRKSTHAFNLLIELNLSKKNLTFEDFLNQYQHEIYHLFNNTKTCCQCSSEYKLPVHKILTKHHCDILFNPKKRLPCHGKGIHETSAPDCCRPVRKSVTTTVLDLTLSKVILQHFCKDVFWHSCLTKEVKTLGTFLDQHKHLIYHLWKPDTICCQCSNDPTNNFQRSSQFSIEEDQWETLFEDEQPGCLQHKDHTKLASMICAVKAKQDIRISDINDELQEIILKKCCNLRKSVDILERNINNAYSHATSGSISDDSFKRYRSEIEECIKDIDEVCGTDDKEYLSMLLDDILDDESKQIALQLEMLEMFKKEKLFKTMNFVFNKRSIMGSSSHEDKLLPAEDIPRQEIQVNDELKKGHQCDICVEEKKTAPAGGWCSICEQFLCQECILVHARIKVSRGHTVIKIQEFERIPTISLCCERHNKKFEMFCLTHESPFCDTCDHKTCSVRTLDSYVIGIKETDRFQKVESSNEALKTSLENCCTEVQSAIDSIPYKKEVFLSEIQKSREKMSELINDIEKQCLDDISKHEIKMEVSYKQLALCMDKIQENEADISALKSYTSDLHTFIGLIDVEKTYKRCNNSFREFFTENNATTIDPKWTFTTETLKNAVFDMGIKTIIHPDIQDEVSKVDILNVELRKRVDIEIQIPKGRKDTVIRGCALLHNGRMCFTDQDNNRIVFHNTKGGFLFERKLDSSPIDVLSISKSKIAISISEQRSIVLMDVEGKILKVHKFKSNHGHFGGMAFYNEEIIVRVEGFGYYIINTNGEIQSKIEKSHSYVPYIARSNDRIYFPKWDVDKVFCCSSTGEEIWTIAVERLLKPPNGIAADEGGNIFVTGSYSNNVVFITSDGKTLKEVIGGSDLQNPTAISYDIKTKRLLVSCSSGKAFVYSVKM comes from the exons ATGATGGCAGAACTAGAAAGAAAGGAGAAGGACAATTTCATCATCATAGCATTACTGGTTCTGAGAAAAAGTACACATGCTTTCAATTTACTGATTGAATtaaatttgtccaaaaaaaatctAACGTTCGAGGATTTTCTCAACCAATATCAACATGAGATATATCATCTATTCAACAATACAAAGACGTGCTGTCAATGTTCATCTGAATACAAATTACCTGTGCATAAGATTCTGACCAAACACCATTGTGACATTTTATTTAATCCAAAAAAGAGATTGCCGTGCCATGGCAAAGGAATACATGAAACATCTGCGCCTGACTGCTGTCGCCCAGTTAGAAAGAGTGTCACAACAACGGTTTTAGATTTGACCCTATCCAAAGTCATATTACAACATTTTTGTAAAGATGTCTTTTGGCATAGCTGCCTTACAAAAGAGGTTAAGACTTTAGGGACATTTCTTGATCAACATAAACATTTGATTTACCATTTGTGGAAACCCGATACGATATGTTGCCAGTGTAGCAATGATCCgacaaataattttcaaagaaGCAGCCAATTTTCCATAGAAGAAGATCAATGGGAAACTCTTTTCGAAGACGAACAACCCGGTTGCCTGCAACACAAAGACCATACAAAATTAGCCAGTATGATCTGTGCAGTCAAAGCGAAGCAAGATATACGAATAAGTGACATTAATGACGAACTTCAAGAAATAATTCTCAAAAAATGTTGTAATTTACGAAAATCGGTTGACATTTTAGAACGAAATATAAATAATGCTTATTCGCACGCAACAAGTGGATCAATAAGTGACGATTCTTTCAAACGATATCGTTCAGAGATTGAAGAGTGTATTAAGGACATTGATGAAGTTTGTGGTACTGACGATAAAGAATATTTGAGTATGTTATTAGACGATATTCTCGACGACGAAAGTAAACAAATAGCGCTTCAGTTAGAAATGCTGGAAATGTTCAAGAAAGAGAAATTATTTAAAACG ATGAATTTCGTATTCAACAAGAGAAGCATAATGGGGAGTTCAAGTCATGAGGATAAACTGTTACCAGCCGAGGATATTCCAAGACAAGAAATTCAAG TAAATGATGAATTAAAGAAGGGTCATCAATGTGATATTTGTGTGGAGGAAAAAAAGACGGCGCCTGCAGGTGGATGGTGTTCTATTTGTGAGCAGTTCTTATGCCAAGAATGTATACTAGTCCACGCAAGAATCAAGGTATCAAGAGGTCACACAGTTATAAAAATACAAGAGTTTGAACGAATACCAACTATAAGTTTATGCTGTGAAAGACACAacaaaaaatttgaaatgttttgtttaaCACATGAAAGTCCTTTCTGTGACACTTGTGATCATAAAACCTGTTCTGTTAGAACCTTAGACAGCTATGTCATTGGAATCAAAGAAACAGACAGGTTTCAAAAAGTAGAATCTTCAAATGAAGCGTTGAAAACCAGTTTGGAGAATTGTTGCACTGAAGTGCAATCTGCTATTGACTCTATTCCCTATAAGAAGGAAGTTTTTTTATCGGAAATACAGAAAAGTAGAGAGAAAATGTCCGAACTAATTAATGATATTGAGAAACAGTGTTTAGACGACATTTCAAAACATGAGATTAAAATGGAAGTTTCATACAAGCAGTTGGCTCTTTGTATGGAcaaaatacaagaaaatgaagCAGATATCTCTGCATTAAAGTCTTATACATCTGATTTGCACACATTCATAGGACTTATTGATGTAGAGAAAACATACAAGAGATGCAATAACAGTTTTCGTGaattttttacagaaaacaatGCGACTACTATTGATCCAAAATGGACTTTTACGACAGAAACACTGAAAAATGCAGTCTTTGATATGGGAATCAAAACAATAATACATCCAGATATACAAGACGAAGTCTCCAAAGTAGACATCCTAAATGTTGAGTTAAGGAAACGTGTGGACATCGAAATCCAAATCCCAAAGGGTAGAAAAGATACCGTAATTCGTGGCTGTGCTCTTTTACACAATGGAAGAATGTGCTTTACAGACCAGGATAACAATCGTATAGTTTTTCACAACACAAAAGGTGGGTTTCTTTTTGAACGAAAACTCGATAGTTCACCAATAGATGTTCTATCTATCAGTAAATCGAAAATTGCAATTTCTATTTCGGAGCAAAGATCGATTGTACTTATGGACGTGGAAGGCAAAATACTTAAAGTACATAAATTCAAAAGTAATCACGGTCACTTTGGAGGCATGGCATTCTACAATGAAGAAATAATTGTCCGTGTTGAAGGCTTTGGTTATTATATTATCAATACCAATGGCGAAATacaatcaaaaattgaaaaaagtcattCATACGTACCATATATTGCGCGTTCGAATGATCGGATTTACTTTCCAAAATGGGATGTTGACAAAGTATTTTGCTGCTCATCAACTGGAGAAGAGATCTGGACAATTGCAGTTGAACGTCTTCTGAAACCTCCTAATGGAATAGCAGCCGATGAGGGTGGAAATATTTTTGTCACGGGCTCATATTCAAATAATGTTGTGTTTATAACATCTGATGGGAAAACTTTAAAAGAAGTAATCGGAGGAAGCGATTTACAAAACCCTACTGCTATATcatatgatataaaaacaaaacgtttgTTAGTTAGTTGCTCGTCTGGAAAAGCTTTTGTATATTCCGTTAAAATGTAA